A portion of the Polaribacter cellanae genome contains these proteins:
- the thrC gene encoding threonine synthase, with the protein MNYYSLHRKSPNTTFKNAVVQGLAKDRGIYFPETITPLSKDFIENIENYTNQEIAFEVIKQFVGDEIPTSTLKEIIEETVSFDFPVVKITDNIASLELFHGPTMAFKDVGAKFMAKCLEYFNQGNNKEVTVLVATSGDTGGAVANGFLGAKGVNVVILYPSGKVSDIQEKQLTTLGQNITALEVDGVFDDCQEMVKTAFLDEEITKTLTSANSINVARWLPQMFYFFFTYKELKKLNKELVFSVPSGNFGNICAGIMAQKLGLPVKHFVASTNVNDTVPNYLKDGKYTPKPSKATISNAMDVGNPSNFIRIQELFNNDFEALKNNFSSYSFTDNETREKMKAIYKDSGYVADPHGAVGYLGLEKYGLNENEFGVFLETAHPVKFLDVVEGTLPVKVEIPTQIQKVIHHKKVAIKASSYKDLKAFLME; encoded by the coding sequence ATGAACTACTACAGCTTACATAGGAAATCGCCAAATACAACTTTTAAAAATGCTGTTGTACAAGGTTTGGCAAAAGACAGAGGAATTTATTTTCCGGAAACAATTACACCACTTTCAAAAGATTTTATTGAAAACATAGAGAATTACACAAATCAAGAAATTGCTTTTGAAGTGATTAAACAGTTTGTAGGTGATGAAATTCCTACTTCAACATTAAAAGAAATTATTGAGGAAACTGTTTCTTTCGATTTTCCTGTGGTAAAAATTACAGATAATATTGCTTCTTTAGAACTATTTCACGGACCAACCATGGCTTTTAAAGATGTTGGTGCAAAATTTATGGCAAAATGTTTGGAATATTTCAACCAAGGAAATAATAAAGAAGTAACTGTTTTAGTTGCGACTTCTGGAGATACAGGTGGCGCAGTTGCTAATGGATTTTTAGGTGCAAAAGGGGTAAATGTAGTTATTTTATATCCTTCAGGAAAAGTGAGTGATATTCAAGAAAAACAACTGACAACTTTGGGGCAAAACATTACAGCTCTAGAAGTAGATGGTGTTTTTGACGATTGCCAAGAAATGGTAAAAACTGCTTTTTTAGATGAAGAAATTACCAAAACGTTAACCTCTGCAAATTCGATAAATGTTGCACGTTGGTTGCCACAAATGTTCTACTTTTTCTTTACTTACAAAGAATTAAAAAAACTGAATAAAGAATTGGTTTTTTCTGTTCCAAGTGGAAATTTTGGAAATATTTGTGCAGGAATTATGGCACAAAAATTAGGTTTACCAGTCAAACATTTTGTTGCCTCTACAAATGTAAACGACACAGTTCCTAATTATTTAAAAGACGGAAAATATACACCAAAGCCATCGAAAGCAACGATTTCTAATGCCATGGATGTTGGTAACCCAAGTAATTTTATTAGAATTCAAGAATTGTTTAACAACGATTTCGAGGCTTTAAAAAATAATTTTTCTTCTTATAGTTTTACGGATAATGAAACTCGCGAAAAGATGAAAGCGATTTACAAAGATTCTGGCTATGTTGCAGATCCTCATGGAGCTGTTGGCTATTTAGGATTGGAAAAATACGGTTTAAATGAAAATGAATTTGGTGTGTTTTTAGAAACTGCACATCCTGTAAAATTTTTGGATGTTGTTGAGGGAACTTTACCTGTAAAAGTAGAGATTCCAACACAGATTCAAAAAGTGATTCATCATAAAAAAGTAGCAATTAAGGCTTCTTCTTACAAAGATTTGAAGGCTTTTTTGATGGAATGA
- a CDS encoding 2-isopropylmalate synthase, protein MQDNQVQIFDTTLRDGEQVPGCKLDTKQKLVIAERLDLLGVNVIEAGFPVSSPGDFASVSEIAKIVKNATVCGLTRAVENDIKVAAEALKFAKHPRIHTGIGTSDSHIKFKFNSTREKVIERAVKAVSYAKSFVEDIEFYAEDAGRTDNAFLAKVCEEVIKAGATVLNIPDTTGYCLPEEYGAKMKYLRENVKGIENIILSCHCHNDLGMATANSISGVINGARQIECTINGIGERAGNTALEEVVMVLKQHPYLNLETSINTKLLYDTSIMVRESMGMPVQPNKAIVGANAFAHSSGIHQDGVIKNRETYEIMDPEDVGVTESAIVLTARSGRAALAYRAKKIGYELTKIQLDSAYTSFLETADQQKEVKDEDIHQIMKQVNKVSKIAIA, encoded by the coding sequence ATGCAAGACAATCAAGTACAAATATTCGACACAACACTTAGAGATGGGGAACAAGTTCCTGGTTGTAAATTAGATACAAAACAGAAATTAGTGATTGCAGAGCGATTAGATTTGTTGGGTGTAAATGTAATAGAAGCCGGTTTTCCAGTGTCTAGTCCAGGAGATTTTGCATCTGTATCTGAAATTGCTAAAATTGTAAAAAATGCAACCGTTTGTGGGTTAACTAGAGCTGTAGAAAACGATATTAAAGTTGCTGCAGAAGCATTAAAATTTGCAAAACATCCAAGAATCCATACAGGAATTGGAACGAGCGATTCTCATATAAAATTTAAATTTAATTCTACAAGAGAAAAAGTGATAGAAAGAGCCGTAAAAGCGGTTTCTTACGCGAAATCTTTTGTAGAAGATATCGAATTTTATGCAGAAGACGCAGGTAGAACCGATAATGCGTTTTTGGCAAAAGTTTGCGAAGAAGTTATTAAAGCAGGAGCCACCGTTTTAAATATTCCAGATACAACAGGGTATTGCTTGCCAGAAGAATATGGTGCAAAAATGAAATATTTGCGTGAAAACGTAAAAGGAATTGAGAATATAATTCTTTCTTGTCACTGTCATAACGATTTAGGAATGGCAACTGCAAACTCAATTTCTGGTGTAATTAATGGAGCGCGTCAAATAGAATGTACTATTAATGGAATTGGAGAAAGAGCGGGAAATACCGCTTTAGAAGAAGTGGTTATGGTGTTAAAACAACATCCATATTTAAATTTAGAAACTTCTATCAATACAAAATTATTGTACGATACTTCTATTATGGTTCGCGAAAGTATGGGAATGCCTGTGCAACCAAACAAAGCAATTGTGGGTGCAAATGCATTTGCGCATAGTTCTGGAATTCATCAAGATGGAGTGATAAAAAACAGAGAAACCTACGAAATTATGGATCCTGAAGATGTTGGTGTTACAGAAAGTGCCATAGTTTTAACCGCAAGAAGTGGTAGAGCAGCATTGGCATACAGAGCGAAAAAAATTGGTTACGAATTAACCAAAATTCAGTTAGATAGTGCTTATACTTCTTTTTTAGAAACTGCAGATCAGCAAAAAGAAGTGAAAGATGAAGACATTCATCAAATAATGAAACAAGTAAACAAAGTATCTAAAATAGCAATTGCTTAG
- the ilvD gene encoding dihydroxy-acid dehydratase, producing MELNKHSKRLTQDESQPASQAMLYAVGLSDEDMSKAQVGIASTGYDGNPCNMHLNNLAAEVKVESKIAGLVGLGFNTIGVSDGISMGTSGMNYSLASRDIIADSIETVMNAQSYDALVSVVGCDKNMPGAVIAMLRLNRPSIMMYGGTIASGNYKGKKLNIVSAFEALGQKVSGEIEEEEYREIIKRAIPGAGACGGMYTANTMASAIECMGFALPYNSSIPAENPNKLSEAERTALAIKNLLELDLKPLDIISKKSLENAIAIVNALGGSTNAVLHFLAIAHAADIEFTLEDFQRVSDRTPLIADLKPSGKYLMEDVHGVGGTPAIMKYLLDNNYLHGDCLTVTGKTLAENLADVEAMEFEDQDVIYPKDKALKSSGNIQIIYGNLATEGAVAKISGNEGLLFEGKAVVYDGEQAANTGISNGEVEKGDVVVIRYVGPKGGPGMPEMLKPTSLIMGAGLGKSVALITDGRFSGGTHGFVVGHITPEAQSGGAIGLVETGDKIRISAEDNSINVLISDEELAERRAKWVAPPLKHKKGILYKYAKSVASASKGCVTDL from the coding sequence ATGGAATTAAATAAACACAGCAAAAGATTAACACAAGACGAATCTCAACCAGCATCACAAGCAATGTTATATGCAGTTGGTTTGAGTGACGAAGATATGAGCAAAGCGCAAGTTGGTATTGCAAGTACAGGTTACGATGGTAACCCATGTAACATGCACTTAAACAACTTGGCAGCAGAAGTAAAAGTGGAATCTAAAATTGCAGGTTTGGTTGGTTTAGGGTTTAATACAATTGGTGTTTCGGACGGAATTTCAATGGGAACTTCTGGGATGAATTATTCCTTAGCTTCCAGAGATATTATTGCAGATTCTATAGAAACAGTTATGAATGCACAAAGTTACGATGCGTTGGTTTCTGTAGTTGGTTGCGATAAAAATATGCCAGGAGCTGTCATTGCAATGTTGCGTTTAAATCGTCCATCAATTATGATGTATGGAGGAACCATTGCATCAGGAAATTACAAAGGGAAAAAATTAAATATCGTTTCTGCTTTTGAAGCTTTAGGACAAAAAGTATCAGGAGAAATAGAGGAAGAAGAATATAGAGAAATTATCAAAAGAGCCATTCCAGGAGCTGGTGCTTGTGGAGGAATGTACACTGCAAACACAATGGCTTCTGCGATTGAATGTATGGGTTTTGCATTGCCTTACAACTCGTCTATCCCTGCAGAAAATCCGAATAAATTATCGGAAGCAGAAAGAACAGCTTTGGCAATAAAAAACTTATTAGAGTTAGATTTAAAACCATTAGATATCATTTCTAAAAAATCGTTAGAAAATGCCATTGCGATTGTAAATGCTTTAGGAGGCTCTACAAATGCAGTTTTACACTTTTTAGCGATTGCACACGCAGCAGATATCGAATTTACATTAGAAGATTTTCAAAGAGTTTCAGATAGAACACCATTAATTGCAGATTTAAAACCTTCTGGAAAATATTTAATGGAAGATGTTCATGGAGTTGGAGGAACCCCAGCAATTATGAAATATTTGTTAGATAATAACTATTTACATGGCGATTGTTTAACAGTTACAGGAAAAACGTTAGCAGAGAATTTAGCAGATGTAGAGGCAATGGAATTCGAAGACCAAGATGTAATTTACCCAAAAGACAAAGCATTAAAATCATCAGGAAATATTCAGATTATTTATGGGAATTTGGCAACAGAAGGAGCAGTCGCAAAAATTTCTGGAAACGAAGGTTTATTGTTTGAAGGAAAAGCAGTAGTTTATGATGGAGAACAAGCCGCAAACACAGGAATTTCGAACGGAGAAGTAGAAAAAGGAGATGTGGTCGTTATAAGGTATGTTGGGCCAAAAGGAGGACCAGGAATGCCAGAAATGTTAAAACCAACTTCTTTAATTATGGGAGCAGGTTTAGGGAAATCTGTAGCCTTAATTACAGATGGTCGTTTTTCTGGAGGAACGCATGGTTTTGTGGTGGGTCATATTACACCAGAAGCACAATCTGGAGGCGCAATAGGTTTGGTAGAAACTGGCGATAAAATTAGAATTAGTGCAGAAGACAATTCAATTAATGTTTTAATTTCTGATGAAGAATTAGCAGAGAGAAGAGCAAAATGGGTTGCACCACCATTAAAACACAAAAAGGGAATTTTATATAAATATGCAAAATCAGTAGCATCTGCATCAAAAGGATGTGTAACAGATTTGTAA
- a CDS encoding plasmid pRiA4b ORF-3 family protein: MLVVNRKEQEEIVQLKITLKHSKPPIWRRILVEKDMTFEGLHNIIQDVMGWENYHLYEFQDKNTIIGEDGFDDDDFFGKKT, translated from the coding sequence ATGTTGGTTGTTAACAGAAAAGAACAGGAAGAAATTGTTCAGTTAAAAATTACTCTGAAACATTCAAAACCTCCAATTTGGAGACGTATTTTAGTGGAAAAAGATATGACGTTTGAAGGTCTTCATAACATCATTCAAGATGTTATGGGTTGGGAGAACTATCATTTATATGAATTTCAAGATAAAAATACCATCATAGGTGAAGATGGTTTTGATGATGATGATTTTTTTGGAAAAAAAACATAG
- the thrA gene encoding bifunctional aspartate kinase/homoserine dehydrogenase I, producing the protein MKVLKFGGSSVANSENIKKVLSIVEKASKSTKIAVVVSAFGKTTNKLLAGATEALEDITTAKETLETIKELHYRVVDDLILKNKKEVSKEVTCLFDRLLSIYEGIFLLQELSNKTLAKVSSFGERLSSYIIAYSAIEKLDATHQESRDLIFTNNIFLNAQINFEKTNKNITDFFTKNSHQITILGGFISSNANGETTTLGRGGSDFSAAIYAASLDADELQIWTDVSGMYTANPRVVKQAFPIPEISYEEAMELSHFGAKVLYPPTIQPSLRKEIPIRIKNTFDPENNGTLISKNPKNGNEVKGISHFEDISLITLEGGGMIGIPGFSKRLFETLSQAKINVVFITQASSEHSICVGVYDSDANKAKELLNETFSIEIDRKKIKPVIVENDLAIIAVVGESMKNHQGLSGQMFSSLGKNNVNIRAIAQGSTEKNISAVINKSDAKKALNTLHEQFFEEKIKQINLFVTGVGNVGERFLAQLEQQKKHLKKNLKLNVRVIGLSNSRKMVFNEKGIDLKNWKELLENGEQTSLEKFFNKTKECNLRNSVFVDNTANQAVSEVYENYLRQSIGVVTCNKIACASLLDNYKTLKAISRRYNAPFLFETNVGAGLPIIDTLKNLINSGDSVHKIQAVLSGSLNFVFNNFNENTTFHDIVAQAQKEGYTEPDPKIDLSGVDVARKILILARESGYDLELSDISKNAFLPEESLKTTNNKDFYASLAKNEAHFQQIFKEANDKNCRLKYVAEFVDGKANVGLQHIPADHPFYNLEGSDNIVLFFTDRYPENPLIIKGAGAGADVTASGIFADIIRTTK; encoded by the coding sequence ATGAAAGTATTAAAATTTGGCGGTTCGTCTGTCGCAAATTCAGAAAACATAAAAAAGGTTTTATCAATTGTTGAAAAAGCTTCAAAATCTACAAAAATAGCAGTTGTAGTTTCTGCTTTTGGTAAAACAACAAACAAATTGTTAGCAGGTGCTACTGAAGCCCTTGAAGATATTACAACAGCTAAAGAAACTTTAGAAACCATTAAAGAGTTACATTACAGAGTTGTGGACGATTTAATTTTAAAAAATAAAAAAGAAGTTTCTAAAGAAGTTACCTGCTTGTTTGATAGGTTATTATCTATTTACGAAGGTATTTTCTTATTACAAGAATTATCTAACAAAACTCTTGCAAAAGTTTCTAGTTTTGGTGAGCGATTATCTTCTTATATTATTGCATATAGTGCTATAGAAAAGTTAGATGCAACTCACCAAGAAAGCAGAGACTTAATTTTTACTAATAATATTTTTTTAAATGCTCAAATAAATTTCGAGAAAACGAATAAAAATATAACAGATTTTTTTACAAAAAATTCTCATCAAATAACTATTTTAGGAGGATTTATTTCTTCGAATGCTAATGGAGAAACCACCACTTTAGGTAGAGGTGGTTCAGATTTTTCTGCAGCTATTTATGCTGCATCTTTAGATGCTGATGAATTACAAATCTGGACAGATGTTAGTGGAATGTACACAGCAAACCCAAGAGTTGTAAAACAAGCATTTCCTATTCCAGAAATTTCTTACGAAGAAGCCATGGAATTATCTCATTTTGGTGCAAAAGTATTGTATCCACCAACAATTCAGCCCTCATTAAGAAAGGAAATTCCAATCAGAATAAAAAACACATTCGACCCTGAGAATAATGGAACTTTAATTTCTAAAAATCCTAAAAATGGAAATGAAGTTAAAGGAATTTCTCATTTCGAAGATATTAGTCTTATTACTCTAGAAGGTGGAGGAATGATAGGTATTCCTGGATTCTCAAAACGCTTGTTCGAAACACTTTCTCAAGCTAAAATTAATGTAGTTTTTATTACACAGGCATCATCAGAACACTCTATTTGTGTTGGTGTTTATGATTCTGATGCCAATAAAGCTAAAGAACTTCTAAACGAAACTTTTAGTATAGAAATTGATAGAAAAAAAATAAAACCAGTTATCGTAGAAAATGATTTGGCAATTATAGCTGTTGTTGGCGAAAGCATGAAAAATCACCAAGGTTTAAGTGGACAAATGTTTAGTTCTTTGGGGAAAAACAACGTGAATATTAGAGCCATTGCACAAGGTTCTACAGAGAAAAACATTTCCGCAGTTATTAATAAAAGTGATGCAAAAAAAGCTTTAAATACATTGCATGAACAATTTTTTGAAGAAAAAATTAAACAAATAAATCTTTTTGTAACGGGTGTTGGTAATGTTGGTGAACGCTTTTTAGCGCAATTAGAACAGCAGAAAAAACATTTAAAGAAAAATTTAAAACTTAATGTTCGTGTAATTGGTTTATCGAATTCCAGAAAAATGGTTTTTAATGAAAAAGGAATCGATTTAAAAAACTGGAAAGAACTTTTAGAAAATGGAGAGCAAACAAGTTTAGAGAAGTTCTTTAACAAGACAAAGGAATGTAATTTAAGAAATAGCGTTTTTGTAGACAATACTGCAAACCAAGCAGTTTCCGAAGTTTACGAAAACTATTTAAGACAAAGCATTGGTGTGGTTACATGTAATAAAATTGCCTGTGCTTCTTTGTTAGATAATTACAAAACATTAAAAGCAATTTCAAGAAGATACAATGCGCCGTTTTTATTTGAAACGAATGTGGGTGCAGGTTTACCAATTATAGATACGTTAAAAAACCTGATTAATTCTGGTGATAGCGTTCATAAAATTCAGGCTGTTTTATCTGGAAGTTTAAACTTTGTGTTTAATAATTTTAATGAAAATACAACATTTCATGATATTGTTGCCCAAGCACAAAAAGAAGGCTACACAGAGCCAGATCCAAAAATTGATTTGAGTGGTGTAGATGTTGCCAGAAAAATTTTAATTCTTGCCAGAGAAAGTGGTTACGATTTAGAATTAAGTGACATTTCTAAAAATGCTTTTCTACCAGAAGAAAGTTTAAAAACAACAAATAACAAAGATTTTTACGCTTCTTTAGCAAAGAATGAAGCACATTTTCAACAAATATTTAAGGAAGCAAATGACAAGAATTGTCGCTTAAAATATGTTGCAGAATTTGTAGACGGAAAAGCAAATGTTGGTTTGCAACACATTCCTGCAGATCATCCTTTTTATAATTTAGAAGGAAGTGATAATATTGTGTTATTTTTTACAGATAGATATCCAGAAAATCCCTTAATTATAAAAGGCGCTGGAGCTGGTGCAGATGTAACTGCTTCTGGTATTTTTGCGGATATTATTAGAACTACTAAATAG
- a CDS encoding homoserine kinase, with protein MKTLKIFSPATVANVSCGFDSMGFAVDAIGDEMTFTKTAEKGVKITNITGADLTYDVDKNAASAVVKKILLEANADFGIELSIHKGFSPGSGLGSSAASAAGAAFGVNQFLENKYAELALTKFAMFGEEVACGTPIADNVAAAIYGGFVLVRSYEPLDIVKLPVPELLRIVAIHPQIEVKTKDAREVLPKEIPLKNAITQWANVGGLVSGLYTSNYELISNSLVDLVAEPARKPLIPFFNEVKESAIKAGALGAGISGSGPTIFALCKGDTIAEKVHNAINETYKNTGIDFEVFISKVNPAGMKIIK; from the coding sequence ATGAAAACTTTAAAAATATTTTCTCCTGCAACTGTTGCCAATGTTTCTTGTGGATTCGATTCCATGGGTTTTGCTGTGGACGCTATTGGTGATGAAATGACGTTTACAAAAACAGCTGAAAAAGGAGTAAAAATAACCAATATTACTGGTGCAGATTTAACGTATGATGTTGATAAAAACGCAGCGAGTGCTGTGGTTAAAAAAATATTGTTAGAAGCTAATGCCGATTTCGGAATTGAACTTTCCATTCACAAAGGATTTTCTCCTGGAAGTGGTTTAGGGAGTTCTGCTGCAAGTGCTGCTGGTGCTGCTTTTGGTGTAAATCAATTTTTAGAAAATAAATATGCTGAATTAGCACTCACAAAATTTGCGATGTTTGGCGAAGAAGTTGCTTGTGGAACTCCAATTGCAGACAATGTTGCTGCAGCAATTTATGGCGGTTTTGTACTCGTAAGAAGTTACGAACCTTTAGATATTGTAAAATTGCCAGTTCCAGAACTATTGAGAATAGTTGCAATTCATCCTCAAATTGAAGTAAAAACAAAAGACGCCAGAGAAGTTTTACCAAAAGAAATTCCATTAAAAAACGCCATTACACAATGGGCAAATGTTGGTGGATTGGTTAGTGGATTGTACACAAGCAATTACGAATTAATTAGTAATTCTTTAGTAGATTTGGTGGCAGAACCAGCAAGAAAACCTTTAATTCCGTTTTTTAATGAAGTAAAAGAAAGTGCCATAAAAGCTGGAGCTTTAGGTGCAGGAATTAGTGGTTCTGGTCCTACCATTTTTGCGTTGTGTAAAGGAGATACAATTGCAGAGAAAGTACACAATGCTATTAACGAAACTTATAAAAATACTGGAATCGATTTCGAGGTTTTTATCTCAAAAGTAAATCCAGCAGGAATGAAAATTATAAAATAG
- the leuB gene encoding 3-isopropylmalate dehydrogenase, with the protein MKYTIAVIPGDGIGPEVTNQAKKALDAVAEVYDHIFLYKEAQMGSCAIDATGNPLPKETIETCKKADAILFGAIGDPKYDNDPSLKIRPEQGLLQLRKELDLFSNINPVKAYDQLIKNAPLKREIIKGTDILIFRELTAGVYFGKKETSKDGKSAYDVCSYSVDEISRIAHLAFKASESRRNKVTLIDKSNVLETSKLWRKTVTEIAKQYKNVTLEHMYADNAAMKLILNPKNFDVILTENFIGDIISDEASVISGSIGLLASSSIGEENALFAPVHGTFPEAMGKDIANPLASILSAAMMLEHFGLEEEADAIKRAVEKSLDLNITTQDIKGKDKYAAATSKVGDFIADYILNQEDSNLNFMNIHAGQSTII; encoded by the coding sequence ATGAAATATACAATCGCTGTAATTCCTGGAGATGGCATTGGGCCAGAAGTAACCAATCAAGCAAAAAAAGCATTAGATGCAGTTGCAGAAGTGTACGATCATATTTTTTTATACAAAGAAGCTCAAATGGGCTCTTGTGCAATAGATGCTACAGGAAATCCTTTACCTAAAGAAACAATAGAAACTTGTAAAAAAGCAGACGCTATTTTATTTGGTGCAATTGGCGATCCAAAATACGACAACGATCCATCATTAAAAATAAGACCAGAACAAGGCTTATTACAATTAAGAAAAGAACTAGATCTTTTTAGCAATATAAACCCTGTAAAAGCTTACGATCAGTTAATAAAAAACGCTCCTCTAAAAAGAGAAATAATTAAAGGAACAGACATTCTTATTTTTAGAGAACTAACAGCTGGAGTTTACTTCGGAAAAAAGGAAACAAGCAAAGATGGTAAAAGTGCCTATGATGTTTGTTCTTATTCGGTTGACGAAATTTCTAGAATTGCTCATTTAGCTTTTAAAGCATCAGAAAGTAGAAGAAATAAAGTAACTTTAATAGACAAATCGAATGTTTTAGAAACTTCCAAATTGTGGAGAAAAACGGTTACAGAAATCGCAAAACAATACAAAAACGTAACGTTAGAACATATGTATGCAGATAATGCAGCCATGAAGTTGATTTTAAACCCGAAAAATTTCGATGTAATACTTACAGAAAACTTTATAGGAGATATAATTTCCGACGAAGCAAGTGTAATTTCTGGCTCAATTGGTTTATTGGCATCTTCTTCAATAGGAGAAGAAAATGCTTTATTTGCACCAGTTCATGGTACTTTTCCAGAAGCAATGGGCAAAGATATTGCAAATCCTTTAGCATCTATTTTGTCTGCAGCTATGATGTTAGAACATTTTGGTTTAGAAGAAGAAGCAGATGCAATTAAGAGAGCTGTAGAAAAATCGTTAGATTTAAACATAACTACCCAAGATATAAAAGGAAAAGATAAATATGCAGCAGCGACTTCTAAAGTGGGCGATTTTATTGCAGATTATATTTTAAATCAAGAAGATAGCAACCTAAATTTTATGAATATTCACGCAGGGCAAAGTACAATTATCTAA
- a CDS encoding plasmid pRiA4b ORF-3 family protein translates to MEKKHRSSTFILGDFLKKIKQKITYTYDFGDSWKHEIIVEKFLKKDKEIEYPVCIKGKNNCPPEDCGGIWRFYNMMEIIKDKNNPERKEMLEWIGENYDPEYFNLEETNEQLK, encoded by the coding sequence TTGGAAAAAAAACATAGAAGTTCTACTTTTATTTTAGGAGATTTTTTAAAAAAAATAAAACAAAAAATTACGTACACATACGATTTTGGAGACTCTTGGAAACACGAAATTATTGTAGAAAAATTCTTAAAAAAAGATAAAGAAATAGAATATCCTGTTTGTATTAAAGGTAAAAATAATTGTCCTCCTGAAGACTGTGGTGGTATTTGGAGATTTTACAATATGATGGAAATTATAAAAGATAAAAATAACCCAGAAAGAAAAGAAATGTTAGAATGGATTGGAGAAAATTACGACCCAGAATATTTTAATTTAGAAGAAACAAACGAACAATTAAAATAA